One window of the Burkholderia ubonensis subsp. mesacidophila genome contains the following:
- a CDS encoding DUF4902 domain-containing protein — MTSPLLQPIHGPSPDGYVRLSESAVAELALDHVASGLDPALLAELQNGAIDARLAGYTEWQRPARAGAAYVTLGWDWYLERASGAFVIAGGDVRSNVMAVDGTGADLGMFRTAAALVARLAHLDWSAAVASAVFAHHDAHHARPTLQ; from the coding sequence ATGACTTCACCTTTGCTGCAACCCATCCATGGTCCGTCCCCGGACGGTTACGTGCGTCTTTCCGAAAGCGCAGTGGCCGAACTTGCGCTCGATCATGTCGCGAGCGGCCTGGATCCGGCGCTGCTCGCAGAGCTGCAAAACGGTGCGATCGATGCCCGCCTCGCCGGCTACACCGAGTGGCAACGCCCCGCCCGCGCCGGCGCCGCCTACGTGACGCTCGGCTGGGACTGGTATCTCGAGCGCGCGTCGGGCGCGTTCGTGATCGCCGGCGGCGACGTCCGCAGCAACGTCATGGCCGTCGACGGCACCGGCGCCGACCTCGGCATGTTCCGCACCGCCGCCGCGCTCGTGGCCCGCCTCGCCCACCTCGACTGGTCCGCCGCCGTCGCGTCCGCCGTCTTCGCGCATCACGACGCGCATCATGCCCGGCCGACGCTCCAGTGA
- a CDS encoding autoinducer binding domain-containing protein, with the protein MELRWQDAYHQFSAAEDEQQLFQRIAAYSKRLGFEYCCYGIRVPLPVSKPAVAIFDTYPDGWMAHYQEQNYIDIDSTVREGALSTNLIVWPDADKAGASPLWADARASGLAVGVAQSSWAARGAFGLLSIARHADRLTPAEINMLTLQTNWLANLSHSLMSGFMVPKLAPEANVALTAREREVLCWTAEGKTACEIGQILNISERTVNFHVNNILEKLGATNKVQAVVKAISAGLIDTP; encoded by the coding sequence ATGGAACTGCGTTGGCAGGATGCCTACCATCAATTCAGCGCCGCTGAAGATGAGCAGCAACTCTTCCAGCGGATCGCCGCGTATTCGAAGCGCCTGGGCTTCGAGTACTGCTGTTACGGGATTCGGGTGCCGCTGCCGGTGTCGAAGCCGGCCGTCGCGATCTTCGATACCTATCCGGACGGCTGGATGGCGCACTACCAGGAGCAGAACTACATCGACATCGATTCGACGGTTCGCGAAGGCGCGCTCAGCACCAACCTGATCGTCTGGCCGGACGCCGACAAGGCCGGGGCGTCGCCGCTGTGGGCGGATGCGCGCGCATCCGGCCTCGCGGTCGGCGTCGCGCAGTCGAGCTGGGCGGCGCGCGGCGCGTTCGGCCTGTTGAGCATCGCGCGCCATGCCGACCGGCTCACGCCCGCCGAGATCAACATGCTGACGCTGCAGACCAACTGGCTCGCGAACCTGTCGCATTCGCTGATGAGCGGCTTCATGGTGCCGAAGCTGGCGCCGGAGGCCAACGTCGCGCTGACCGCGCGTGAGCGCGAAGTGCTGTGCTGGACGGCCGAAGGCAAGACCGCGTGCGAGATCGGCCAGATCCTCAACATCTCCGAGCGGACGGTCAACTTCCACGTCAACAACATTCTCGAGAAGCTCGGCGCGACCAACAAGGTGCAGGCGGTCGTCAAGGCCATCTCGGCCGGGCTCATCGATACGCCCTGA